From Triticum urartu cultivar G1812 chromosome 2, Tu2.1, whole genome shotgun sequence, a single genomic window includes:
- the LOC125535416 gene encoding uncharacterized protein LOC125535416 produces MATPSGAAASGSGPRRSARARARRQRPDDEAPPAPAPVAPPPDAGGPSSSPPSRRKRGASPSRRSVRAREKEDPEPPVAALDDDEAKNQMEEDELKKQGKEIVEAEGPEEVEFDENAEALKEAPFWLPDGWIINVRHGDGGSIYRYYTSPVSEYTFSTEMEALDYLFSEMDERILESEACAEDNELHKMHSWLPDGWVVEVRAGTMQDKMYKFYVHLPTGMRFFSKEDVLRYVNEGKISECDVKGLCDTISEDNILAQVEFNPDGLPKGWVKELVFRKCNDGIRKDPYYTDPVSHLLFRTLKSVISYLQTGEISRHAYLPRRSVTDIYSFDGCADLPRKMLKRLKVPGKKKQKSVQSLVFEKKLPDDQTSNRSHGGTSASMNPRSDTKEKRVNTVQAKGKEPISSETTKQGKEPISSETTKQGKEPISSKTTKQGKEPISSETTKQGKEPISSKTTKQGKEPISSETNNQGKEPTSSETTKRPRGRPRKIPKQTNETTSDCAKSSDKETTHIEIASDKELKKESDTETGENMSKEDAPEDNEMEKHGMATQEVDNESDLARTLSSLRRGSTDPATDPAMRERENGDPAEASAKSTSSAVKKFYMRRNSSQSFKK; encoded by the exons ATGGCCACCCCCTCCGGCGCCGCGGCCTCCGGCTCGGGCCCTCGCCGCTCCGCGCGGGCGCGTGCGCGCCGCCAGCGGCCGGACGACGAGGCGCCGCCCGCCCCGGCCCCCGTCGCCCCTCCGCCCGACGCCGGcggcccctcctcctcccctccttcgCGGAGAAAGCGCGGGGCTTCTCCCTCCCGCCGGTCCGTTCGCGCCAG AGAGAAGGAAGACCCGGAGCCACCAGTGGCGGCCTTGGATGACGATGAAGCGAAGAATCAAATGGAGGAAGACGAGCTGAAGAAACAGGGGAAGGAGATTGTGGAGGCAGAGGGACCAGAGGAGGTTGAATTTGATGAAAATGCAGAGGCCTTGAAGGAGGCACCGTTCTGGCTCCCTGATGGTTGGATCATAAATGTTCGCCATGGTGATGGCGGCTCGATCTACCGG TATTACACTTCGCCAGTGTCAGAGTACACATTCTCGACGGAGATGGAGGCACTAGATTATTTGTTCTCAGAGATGGACGAGCGCATATTGGAGTCGGAGGCATGCGCTGAGGACAACGAGCTTCAT AAAATGCATTCATGGCTTCCGGACGGTTGGGTGGTTGAGGTCAGAGCTGGGACGATGCAGGACAAAATGTACAAG TTTTACGTTCATCTGCCTACTGGAATGCGATTCTTCTCAAAAGAAGATGTATTGCGCTATGTGAATGAAGGGAAGATTTCTGAATGTGATGTGAAGGGGCTGTGTGACACCATCTCTGAAGATAAT ATACTTGCACAGGTGGAATTCAATCCAGACGGGCTACCGAAAGGATGGGTGAAAGAATTGGTATTTAGAAAGTGCAACGATGGAATTAGAAAAGACCCG TACTATACTGATCCTGTCAGTCATCTTCTATTCCGAACACTGAAATCTGTAATAAGCTACCTTCAGACGGGAGAAATAAGTAGACATGCCTATCTTCCAAGAAGAAGTGTCACAGACATTTACTCTTTCGATGGGTGTGCAGATCTG CCTCGAAAAATGCTGAAGCGATTGAAAGTACCAGGGAAGAAAAAACAAAAATCTGTGCAATCGTTGGTCTTCGAAAAGAAATTACCTGATGACCAGACGTCGAATCGCT CTCATGGTGGCACCTCCGCTAGCATGAATCCTCGGTCTGACACAAAAGAAAAGAGGGTCAATACCGTACAAGCTAAAGGCAAAGAACCAATTAGTTCAGAGACTACCAAGCAAGGCAAAGAACCAATTAGTTCAGAGACTACCAAGCAAGGCAAAGAACCAATTAGTTCAAAGACTACGAAGCAAGGCAAAGAACCAATTAGTTCAGAGACTACCAAGCAAGGTAAAGAACCAATTAGTTCAAAGACTACCAAGCAAGGCAAAGAACCAATTAGTTCAGAGACTAACAATCAAGGCAAAGAACCAACTAGTTCAGAGACTACCAAGCGTCcaaggggcaggccgcggaaaaTACCAAAGCAGACGAATGAAACAACTTCAGATTGCGCAAAGAGTTCAGACAAGGAGACAACACATATCGAAATTGCTTCAGACAAGGAGCTGAAAAAGGAATCGGATACTGAAACTGGAGAGAACATGTCAAAGGAAGACGCCCCTGAGGATAATGAGATGGAGAAGCATGGTATGGCAACCCAAGAAGTGGACAACGAGAGCGACCTTGCAAGGACCCTTTCGTCACTGAGGAGGGGAAGCACGGATCCGGCGACTGACCCGGCAATGCGCGAGCGAGAAAATGGCGATCCGGCTGAAGCTAGTGCAAAGTCAACATCCTCCGCGGTCAAGAAATTTTACATGAGAAGAAATAGCAGCCAGAGCTTCAAAAAATAA